In Candidatus Nanopelagicales bacterium, the following are encoded in one genomic region:
- the glgC gene encoding glucose-1-phosphate adenylyltransferase produces MSSGPHVLCMVLAGGEGKRLMPLTADRAKPAVPFGGSYRLIDFVLSNLINAGLRRVCVLTQYKSHSLDRHVTQTWRMPTLLGDYVTPVPAQQRLGPRWYTGSADAIFQSLNLVYDEEPDYVVVFGADHVYRMDPMQMVEAHIASGAGVTVAGIRMAKHEAHDFGVIQTAPDGETITRFLEKPIDPPTIPGDDTSCYVSMGNYVFSTDILLEALREDAADPASLHDMGTNIIPMLTNRGQARVYDFATNVVPGATERDGGYWRDVGSLDSYHDAHMDLVSVHPIFNLYNRRWPILSNLPSLPPAKFVEGGNAHESMVGAGTIISGAHVRTSVISSNVAIGSGAYVEGSVIMPGVRIGKNAVVRRAILDKNTVIPDGAQIGVDLERDRGLYTVSDGGVVVLGKGTQAER; encoded by the coding sequence GTGAGTAGCGGGCCACATGTGCTGTGCATGGTCCTCGCCGGTGGCGAGGGCAAACGCCTCATGCCTTTGACAGCTGACCGAGCCAAACCAGCAGTACCTTTTGGTGGCTCCTATCGCCTCATCGATTTCGTATTGTCGAATTTGATCAATGCAGGGTTGCGACGCGTATGCGTGCTGACTCAGTACAAATCGCATTCATTGGACCGTCACGTCACCCAGACCTGGCGTATGCCGACTTTGCTAGGTGACTACGTCACTCCCGTACCAGCGCAACAGCGACTTGGGCCACGTTGGTACACCGGAAGTGCCGATGCAATTTTCCAGAGTTTGAACCTGGTGTACGACGAAGAACCTGATTACGTCGTTGTCTTTGGTGCCGACCACGTGTATCGCATGGATCCAATGCAAATGGTGGAGGCACATATTGCGTCCGGTGCCGGCGTCACCGTTGCAGGTATTCGTATGGCAAAGCATGAAGCGCATGATTTTGGAGTTATACAAACGGCACCCGACGGTGAAACCATTACGAGGTTCTTAGAAAAGCCAATCGATCCACCAACCATCCCTGGTGATGACACTTCTTGCTATGTCTCAATGGGTAACTACGTGTTTTCAACAGATATCTTGCTTGAAGCATTGCGTGAAGATGCTGCAGACCCAGCATCACTGCATGACATGGGCACAAACATCATTCCGATGCTCACCAACCGTGGTCAAGCGCGCGTATATGACTTTGCAACCAACGTTGTTCCCGGAGCCACAGAACGCGATGGTGGTTATTGGCGTGACGTAGGTTCACTGGATAGTTATCACGATGCCCACATGGATCTAGTTTCCGTGCACCCAATTTTCAACCTCTACAACCGCCGTTGGCCGATTCTGTCGAACCTGCCGTCATTACCACCAGCGAAATTTGTTGAGGGTGGCAATGCGCATGAATCTATGGTCGGCGCTGGCACCATCATTTCCGGTGCCCATGTACGTACTTCCGTGATTTCTTCCAACGTAGCTATTGGTTCAGGGGCCTACGTCGAAGGCAGTGTGATTATGCCCGGTGTACGTATTGGTAAGAATGCAGTTGTTCGACGCGCAATTCTTGATAAAAACACGGTCATCCCTGATGGTGCTCAAATCGGTGTTGATCTTGAACGCGATCGTGGTTTGTACACCGTAAGTGATGGTGGCGTGGTCGTACTTGGTAAGGGCACTCAGGCTGAGCGATGA
- a CDS encoding FAD-dependent oxidoreductase, whose amino-acid sequence MNPVVVVGSGIAGIRAAEAIRAHKYLGEILIIDPELPSYRPAVSKEALKSRVLDGFGMPMKRSADEFTWLIGHGVVNCSLDGQHLWVSDPDGQTSTIHFDGLIIASGLRSRHLTVPGPTAGRFTLRTIADAQLLEPMLVTGARIAIVGSGFIGCEVAAIASERGCEVTVVSPEAVPLSSALGDEVGQRIANQHERHGVNFRTKRIVAAFGGDERATSLLLDDGTEVQADVVVEAVGSIPNIDWLNGNTLDLSNGVLTDQYLQAVGTTAPVRACGDIARHPNALFGMTPRRIEHWTTAADLGAHAGRGLAKQLNAVNEPEVPFAAVPAFWSDQYDLQIQSFGIPSIATEVNIIESADDGSCIAEYFDSSGLVGVVGINRTSQIAGYRRSLAGRI is encoded by the coding sequence ATGAATCCAGTGGTGGTTGTGGGAAGCGGTATTGCCGGCATCCGCGCCGCAGAGGCAATTCGAGCTCATAAATATCTCGGCGAAATCCTGATTATCGACCCGGAACTACCGAGTTACCGGCCAGCTGTTTCCAAGGAAGCCCTCAAATCCAGGGTGCTGGACGGCTTTGGCATGCCAATGAAGCGCAGCGCTGATGAGTTCACCTGGCTCATTGGTCATGGAGTGGTGAACTGCTCTCTTGATGGACAGCACCTTTGGGTGTCCGACCCCGATGGCCAGACATCGACTATCCACTTTGACGGTTTGATCATCGCTAGCGGTCTTCGGTCTCGACATCTGACAGTGCCCGGTCCCACCGCTGGGCGATTCACCCTTCGAACGATTGCCGACGCGCAACTTCTCGAACCGATGCTGGTTACGGGAGCGCGTATTGCAATTGTCGGGTCAGGGTTTATTGGGTGCGAAGTTGCGGCAATCGCATCCGAGCGTGGCTGCGAAGTCACGGTGGTATCTCCAGAAGCGGTGCCGTTAAGTTCGGCCCTTGGTGATGAAGTCGGCCAAAGAATTGCGAATCAACATGAACGCCACGGAGTGAATTTCCGCACCAAGCGAATTGTTGCTGCGTTTGGAGGTGACGAACGAGCCACAAGTCTTCTTCTTGATGATGGAACCGAAGTTCAAGCAGATGTCGTTGTCGAGGCTGTGGGATCTATTCCTAATATCGATTGGTTAAACGGAAACACCCTTGACTTATCAAATGGAGTCTTGACGGATCAGTACCTTCAGGCTGTTGGAACAACTGCACCGGTACGCGCTTGTGGTGACATTGCTCGTCATCCAAATGCACTGTTTGGGATGACGCCTCGCCGAATTGAACACTGGACTACCGCCGCAGACCTGGGTGCTCACGCAGGGCGCGGCCTTGCCAAGCAACTCAATGCTGTGAATGAACCAGAGGTCCCATTTGCCGCTGTGCCTGCATTTTGGTCAGATCAGTACGACCTCCAAATTCAAAGCTTTGGAATACCTTCCATCGCGACCGAAGTAAACATTATTGAATCTGCTGACGATGGCAGTTGCATTGCCGAATACTTCGATTCCTCAGGGCTCGTTGGCGTTGTCGGGATAAACCGCACAAGCCAGATAGCTGGCTACCGCAGATCCCTTGCCGGGCGCATATAA
- a CDS encoding heparinase II/III family protein, translated as MPTALGSWCRTIFPQTSAASERVAAQKLLTSGTINFGKGGTYQLTEHPDWKPQATSDTSGDRHVNSLNWALPLLFRGVQVQNQAMVDRFRQILLYWIADHQGRRGAWVDSSIYGGLRTETLVCAAQTLNDPVITAAAIRDAQTMVKSNAGARAIAIGSNNTDLIRQTGALAAFCWTGDTALRDKAWRNLVAIANGVVQPDGSDVEGSPGYAVYIENLLGDVQAAANTCGIPADPIPTLRNKLYDFVAQSIRPDFLVESLGDSINESLKGSFGAADGQAEWVRTGGKSGTPPAPIYSVYDGGYVFGRAGWQPQPGMPDSFYSVRSSSTRPATAHTHDDGTGLTFYSKGVEWIGDPGPFRYENSDSLRAYLKTRAAHSALTVGKVARSKWSGTKRIVAQSDWATGGNDTTCVQDNTWKTVTLVRCTQYVRSVDAMIVTDYINAARGGKKAKGRFTWQRWQIPNGVDTGYEGNRLVLTKGDKKLDVVKSGTDAWVVDHAQPGGKQGWFTGTWGTKLPGQVVNRQVPIPKAGVRQALVTVLVARNAGESVPVTISSTGVTVTRNGQTITTPAPMPQLGAALL; from the coding sequence ATGCCAACTGCGCTTGGTAGTTGGTGCCGCACGATTTTTCCGCAAACATCGGCTGCAAGTGAACGAGTAGCGGCTCAAAAATTATTGACCAGCGGAACCATTAATTTTGGTAAAGGTGGCACGTATCAGTTGACAGAACATCCAGATTGGAAGCCACAGGCAACGTCTGACACTTCAGGTGATCGGCATGTGAACTCTCTCAATTGGGCATTACCGCTTCTGTTTCGAGGGGTGCAAGTCCAAAACCAAGCAATGGTGGATCGTTTCCGTCAAATTCTTTTGTACTGGATTGCCGACCATCAAGGTAGGCGCGGTGCGTGGGTTGACTCTTCCATTTATGGAGGACTACGCACGGAAACGTTGGTGTGTGCTGCGCAAACCTTGAACGATCCAGTGATCACCGCAGCTGCTATTCGCGATGCGCAAACAATGGTGAAGTCAAATGCAGGAGCACGCGCAATCGCCATTGGTTCAAACAACACCGACTTGATTCGACAGACAGGCGCGCTAGCTGCGTTTTGTTGGACGGGTGACACAGCATTGCGCGACAAGGCCTGGCGGAATCTTGTTGCGATTGCCAATGGAGTCGTTCAGCCTGACGGTAGCGATGTAGAGGGTTCACCTGGCTACGCGGTGTACATTGAGAATTTACTTGGAGATGTGCAAGCGGCCGCCAACACGTGCGGAATTCCGGCCGACCCAATTCCAACTTTGCGTAATAAGTTGTATGACTTTGTTGCGCAATCGATTCGCCCGGACTTTCTCGTTGAGTCGCTCGGTGACAGCATCAATGAATCTCTCAAGGGGTCGTTCGGCGCTGCTGACGGCCAAGCTGAATGGGTGCGTACCGGTGGGAAAAGTGGAACTCCACCTGCACCGATTTATTCGGTGTACGACGGCGGCTATGTGTTTGGACGCGCTGGTTGGCAGCCACAACCTGGGATGCCGGATAGTTTCTATTCAGTACGTTCAAGTTCTACGCGTCCGGCAACTGCTCACACGCATGATGACGGAACTGGTTTGACGTTCTATTCAAAGGGCGTTGAGTGGATAGGCGATCCGGGCCCTTTCCGTTACGAAAACAGTGATTCATTGCGTGCATATTTGAAAACTAGGGCTGCGCATTCGGCATTAACTGTCGGCAAGGTGGCTCGTAGTAAGTGGTCGGGAACCAAACGCATAGTTGCGCAAAGTGACTGGGCCACTGGCGGTAATGACACCACCTGCGTCCAGGACAACACTTGGAAGACAGTGACCCTGGTTCGATGCACGCAATATGTGCGCAGTGTCGATGCGATGATCGTCACCGATTACATCAATGCTGCTCGCGGCGGCAAAAAAGCCAAGGGTCGCTTTACTTGGCAACGATGGCAAATTCCTAACGGCGTTGATACCGGTTACGAAGGCAACAGATTGGTACTGACAAAAGGCGATAAGAAACTTGATGTCGTGAAGTCGGGAACTGATGCGTGGGTGGTTGATCATGCGCAGCCTGGGGGCAAGCAAGGCTGGTTCACTGGCACCTGGGGAACCAAACTTCCAGGTCAGGTCGTAAATCGTCAGGTGCCGATTCCAAAGGCTGGAGTGCGCCAAGCGTTAGTGACAGTTCTCGTTGCACGTAATGCAGGTGAAAGCGTTCCTGTGACCATCAGCTCTACTGGTGTCACGGTTACCCGCAATGGACAAACGATCACAACGCCAGCACCAATGCCTCAGTTGGGTGCTGCATTACTCTGA
- a CDS encoding serine protease, producing MRVRFFAALTAIALLCIPISATAATIKFPRVIGGSASSIDQSPWQVLIVMRGVSQCSGSLVSPTVVVTAAHCLAGMSASDIRVWSGITKTSERSPAQESPVAAVTAHPSFDSRTFANDIGVITLAKPIDLLGKVRTIALPYGMDALTWPASGTPATVSGWGVIAPTGGATSDQLMRADLEVLASPNQPCGQYGPDLDPNQDICAGTPAGNIDACQGDSGGPLVIQGTVPVLTGLVSSGNECAKAGYPGLYSRITTFLPWLTSQGSIPAAKPGVATNLTARNNGGRVTVSWSAPSDAGANTTIWKVTAFPSGQSCTTMETVCEFDGLPGGQATTFAISGSNAFGEGNAAQLTAPFVSGITARKSGTALTFAAIARLAGLSGKPTIKVAPIAARICAVRGSSVVLKQTGTCIISLKKGKARHSLSVQVL from the coding sequence ATGAGAGTTCGCTTTTTCGCTGCACTGACAGCTATTGCATTGCTGTGTATTCCGATTTCGGCTACAGCAGCGACGATTAAATTTCCACGTGTCATCGGTGGTAGCGCATCATCAATTGATCAATCTCCATGGCAGGTATTGATTGTGATGCGTGGTGTCTCTCAATGCTCTGGGTCGTTGGTGTCGCCAACGGTGGTAGTGACTGCCGCTCATTGTTTGGCGGGGATGTCAGCAAGTGATATTCGTGTGTGGTCTGGGATTACGAAGACCAGTGAAAGGTCACCAGCTCAAGAGTCGCCAGTTGCAGCGGTAACAGCGCACCCCTCCTTTGATTCACGCACCTTCGCCAATGACATTGGCGTCATTACGTTGGCAAAACCCATTGATCTGCTTGGCAAGGTGCGCACTATTGCATTGCCTTACGGCATGGATGCTCTGACTTGGCCTGCAAGCGGCACACCCGCAACTGTGAGTGGATGGGGTGTCATCGCACCCACGGGTGGCGCAACGTCAGATCAGTTGATGCGTGCGGACCTTGAGGTGTTAGCGAGCCCAAATCAACCCTGCGGTCAATATGGGCCAGATCTTGATCCCAATCAAGACATTTGTGCTGGCACACCGGCGGGCAATATTGATGCCTGCCAAGGCGACAGTGGTGGTCCGTTGGTCATCCAAGGCACGGTTCCCGTCCTTACTGGTTTGGTAAGTAGTGGAAATGAATGTGCGAAGGCCGGATATCCAGGGTTGTATAGCCGGATCACAACGTTTTTGCCATGGCTGACATCTCAGGGAAGTATCCCCGCTGCAAAACCGGGTGTTGCAACAAATCTGACAGCGCGCAATAACGGTGGGCGGGTGACGGTTTCTTGGTCAGCCCCGAGCGATGCAGGCGCAAACACAACGATCTGGAAAGTCACAGCGTTTCCTAGTGGTCAGTCGTGCACGACTATGGAAACCGTATGTGAGTTCGATGGATTGCCGGGTGGCCAGGCAACAACATTTGCCATTTCGGGTTCGAATGCTTTTGGCGAAGGCAATGCTGCGCAGCTCACGGCCCCCTTCGTTTCTGGAATCACTGCACGCAAATCCGGAACTGCTCTCACCTTTGCCGCAATCGCACGCCTTGCTGGGCTTTCTGGAAAACCAACCATCAAGGTTGCACCGATTGCTGCACGGATCTGTGCAGTTAGGGGTTCAAGCGTGGTGCTGAAGCAAACAGGCACGTGCATCATCAGCTTGAAAAAGGGCAAAGCCCGCCACTCACTGTCGGTGCAGGTGCTTTAA
- a CDS encoding LemA family protein, whose translation MWIFIVIAVLVILAIYLVATYNRLVKANVAVDEAFAQIEVQLKRRSDLIPNLVSTVKGYAAHESGTLEKVTAARAVAEHANGVAEVAAADGQLTQALRGLLAVAEAYPDLKASANFLSLQEELSSTENKVAFSRQFYNDSVRTLNTAIVTIPTKFFVGMTGVHAREFYEVPNEADRNAPTVSFE comes from the coding sequence ATGTGGATCTTCATTGTTATTGCTGTCCTTGTCATACTTGCGATCTATTTAGTCGCGACCTACAACCGTCTGGTAAAAGCCAATGTTGCGGTTGATGAAGCTTTCGCGCAGATTGAGGTGCAACTCAAGCGCCGCAGCGATTTGATCCCTAATTTAGTGAGCACTGTTAAGGGATACGCTGCCCATGAAAGTGGCACATTAGAAAAGGTAACTGCAGCTCGAGCAGTGGCCGAACACGCAAATGGCGTAGCAGAAGTCGCTGCAGCGGATGGTCAGTTAACACAGGCTCTTCGTGGCTTGCTTGCAGTCGCTGAGGCGTATCCAGATTTGAAAGCATCTGCGAACTTCCTGTCACTTCAAGAAGAACTTTCTTCAACGGAAAACAAAGTGGCATTTTCACGCCAGTTCTACAACGATTCGGTTCGAACCTTGAACACCGCAATTGTCACTATTCCCACCAAGTTCTTCGTTGGTATGACCGGTGTGCATGCTCGCGAATTCTATGAAGTGCCAAATGAAGCGGATCGCAACGCTCCTACTGTTTCCTTCGAGTAA
- a CDS encoding oxygenase MpaB family protein codes for MNPLANVLDPLRDRAAAGFRRIVSGDPTGVPEWVAQMREGEGIGYFGPDSAAWAVHGGLPTLVGGIRALLMQALHPAALAGVMQHSRYEEDALGRLAGTTQWLTVVTFGDKAQADRECARVRGMHRRVNGVYTVDGVEFPYDATDPDLLRWVHIAFTDSFLATHLVWGDPIPGGPDAYVREWAKAGELVGVENPPRSVTELRTAIAGYVSQLRSSREAKETAAFIRKPPLPFAAQGPYAALLLGALSTMSPRHLAMLGLPRVPQVVARPAVTAMLGTLAFALGPTSPSQQAAMSRIDSNS; via the coding sequence CTCGATCCACTGCGCGATCGCGCTGCCGCAGGGTTTCGTCGCATCGTTTCTGGTGATCCCACTGGGGTTCCAGAATGGGTTGCGCAAATGCGCGAGGGCGAAGGCATCGGCTACTTCGGCCCAGATTCAGCCGCGTGGGCAGTGCATGGTGGGTTACCAACATTGGTCGGTGGGATTCGTGCGCTCTTAATGCAGGCACTACATCCAGCGGCACTCGCTGGAGTGATGCAGCATTCACGTTACGAAGAAGATGCGCTTGGCCGATTAGCAGGCACCACGCAATGGCTCACAGTCGTGACCTTTGGTGACAAAGCACAAGCTGATCGTGAATGCGCACGCGTTCGCGGTATGCATCGTCGAGTCAATGGCGTGTACACGGTCGATGGCGTTGAGTTTCCCTATGACGCAACAGATCCGGATCTCTTGCGGTGGGTGCACATTGCATTTACTGATTCATTTCTTGCAACACACCTAGTGTGGGGCGATCCAATCCCTGGTGGCCCGGACGCTTATGTGCGCGAATGGGCGAAAGCTGGAGAGCTCGTCGGCGTAGAAAACCCTCCGCGCTCAGTCACCGAATTGCGAACGGCGATTGCTGGATATGTATCTCAATTGCGAAGTAGCCGTGAAGCCAAAGAAACCGCAGCGTTTATTCGTAAACCGCCACTTCCGTTTGCCGCACAAGGCCCGTATGCAGCGTTGCTCCTCGGGGCTTTATCAACCATGTCACCACGACACCTCGCAATGCTGGGATTACCTCGGGTCCCGCAAGTAGTCGCTCGCCCTGCAGTGACGGCCATGTTGGGAACGCTCGCATTCGCTCTTGGCCCAACATCCCCTTCCCAACAAGCGGCGATGTCCCGGATTGATAGCAACTCGTAA
- the glgA gene encoding glycogen synthase: protein MLNAVRIGILTREWPPEIYGGAGVHVDQLVHELRRLTPVYVHCFGGHRTDATAHPVPTSLHGANPALQTLGVDLEMAMAVSDVDLVHSHTWYANFAGHTASLLYGIPHVITAHSLEPLRPWKEEQLGGGYRLSSWVERSAYAEASAVIAVSNGMRNDVLSAYPFVDPARVHVVHNGIDTSIYKPDLGTATLEEFGIDPNKPYVLFVGRITRQKGLVHLLRAAKQFAGDIPLVMCASAADTPEIEVETANAVKELREARGKDSVIWIEKQVDRAKLIQLFSHARAFLCPSIYEPLGIVNLEAMACETAVIASDVGGIPEVVADGTTGLLVHYDAVNTDAFEREFAAAVNQLIEDGNRASAMGKAGRARAVEHFGWDAIAEQTMAVYRAAMNTN, encoded by the coding sequence ATGCTGAACGCTGTGCGAATAGGAATCCTGACCCGCGAGTGGCCACCCGAAATTTATGGTGGTGCTGGGGTCCATGTCGATCAACTCGTCCATGAGTTGCGTCGTCTCACTCCTGTCTATGTTCATTGCTTTGGCGGCCACAGGACTGATGCCACAGCGCACCCGGTACCAACCAGTCTGCACGGTGCCAATCCTGCACTTCAGACTCTCGGTGTTGACCTCGAAATGGCTATGGCGGTTTCTGACGTTGATCTCGTGCATTCACACACCTGGTACGCAAACTTCGCTGGCCACACAGCTTCACTGCTGTACGGCATCCCCCATGTGATCACCGCACATTCGCTCGAACCATTGCGGCCTTGGAAAGAAGAGCAACTTGGTGGCGGTTATCGGCTCTCGTCATGGGTTGAACGTTCCGCGTACGCAGAAGCAAGCGCAGTGATCGCTGTTAGCAACGGCATGCGCAATGACGTACTCAGCGCCTATCCCTTTGTTGATCCAGCTCGTGTGCATGTAGTGCACAACGGAATCGACACGTCGATTTATAAGCCAGATTTAGGTACAGCAACACTTGAGGAATTCGGTATCGATCCGAATAAGCCATACGTTTTGTTCGTCGGTCGTATCACGCGCCAAAAAGGTCTCGTGCACTTGCTCCGCGCAGCAAAGCAATTTGCTGGCGATATTCCGCTGGTCATGTGTGCATCAGCTGCAGACACACCCGAGATTGAAGTTGAAACAGCCAACGCAGTGAAAGAACTTCGCGAGGCACGCGGAAAGGACAGCGTGATCTGGATTGAAAAACAAGTTGATCGAGCAAAACTCATTCAACTTTTTTCACATGCGCGAGCATTTCTATGCCCCTCTATCTACGAACCGCTTGGCATTGTCAACCTTGAAGCCATGGCTTGCGAAACCGCCGTTATTGCGAGCGATGTTGGTGGGATTCCAGAAGTTGTTGCTGACGGCACGACCGGGCTTCTCGTTCACTATGACGCTGTCAATACTGACGCATTTGAACGTGAATTTGCTGCTGCGGTGAATCAACTCATCGAAGATGGCAACCGCGCTTCCGCGATGGGCAAAGCCGGGCGAGCCCGTGCAGTAGAACATTTTGGCTGGGATGCAATTGCTGAACAAACGATGGCTGTGTATCGCGCAGCGATGAACACCAACTAG
- the purU gene encoding formyltetrahydrofolate deformylase, whose translation MSTVEPYILTLRCADGPGIVHAITGSLLGIQGNILEQAQFTDEDSGIFSLRTKFESPKAIEIVRAAVEAAAAPFNAEMSLRHESDRRRALIMVSKFDHCLVDLLYRHEIGELPIEIPVIVSNHRDCEHIANRHGIPFVYLPVTSETKPEQESALLNLTVEHNIDVVILARYMQVLSDELCSELSGRIINIHHSFLPGFKGARPYHQAHERGVKLIGATAHFVTAQLDEGPIIEQEVERVTHAHTANDLAEIGRDVERLVLARAVRLFAEDRIMLTGKRTVVFQ comes from the coding sequence GTGAGCACTGTTGAGCCGTACATCCTGACCCTGCGTTGCGCCGATGGGCCGGGCATTGTGCATGCGATCACAGGCTCGTTGTTAGGGATTCAGGGCAATATTTTGGAGCAGGCTCAGTTCACCGATGAAGACTCCGGGATTTTCAGTCTGCGCACCAAGTTTGAATCACCCAAAGCCATTGAAATTGTGCGCGCTGCGGTTGAAGCGGCAGCTGCACCATTTAATGCAGAAATGTCCCTGCGCCATGAAAGCGATCGTCGCAGGGCTTTGATTATGGTGTCGAAGTTCGATCATTGTCTTGTTGATTTGCTTTACCGCCATGAAATCGGCGAGTTACCAATCGAGATTCCAGTAATTGTCTCTAATCACCGCGATTGCGAACACATCGCAAACCGTCATGGGATTCCGTTCGTGTATTTGCCTGTCACCTCTGAAACAAAACCAGAACAAGAATCAGCTTTATTAAACCTGACGGTTGAGCACAATATCGATGTCGTGATTCTTGCTCGTTACATGCAAGTCCTTTCTGATGAATTATGTTCGGAGCTTTCCGGACGCATCATCAACATCCATCATTCATTCTTACCAGGCTTTAAGGGTGCTCGCCCGTATCACCAAGCTCATGAACGCGGTGTGAAACTTATTGGTGCGACTGCTCACTTTGTCACTGCTCAACTGGATGAAGGTCCGATCATCGAGCAAGAGGTAGAGCGAGTTACTCATGCACACACAGCGAATGACCTAGCCGAGATTGGTAGAGATGTTGAACGGTTAGTACTCGCTCGCGCTGTTCGACTCTTTGCTGAAGACCGCATCATGCTGACCGGTAAGCGCACCGTGGTTTTCCAGTAG
- the rpiB gene encoding ribose 5-phosphate isomerase B, whose protein sequence is MIIAIGSDHAGFVLKEHLRGWLVEQGHDVIDLGAYSSDRVDYPHFGAEVGRTVASGKAAFGVAVCGSGQGICMAANKVPGVRAGIIRDTQDAAMTRQHNNANVACFGERVTDPDVAVGALKVFLETAFEGGRHEARVEQLAELDAGQAI, encoded by the coding sequence ATGATCATCGCGATTGGTTCTGACCATGCAGGTTTCGTTCTCAAAGAACACTTGCGCGGCTGGCTTGTTGAACAAGGTCACGATGTGATTGACCTTGGGGCGTACTCCTCAGATCGCGTCGATTACCCGCATTTTGGTGCAGAAGTTGGTCGAACAGTGGCATCTGGCAAGGCTGCGTTTGGTGTTGCAGTGTGCGGAAGTGGTCAGGGCATTTGCATGGCTGCGAACAAGGTCCCAGGGGTTCGTGCAGGGATTATTCGGGACACTCAAGATGCCGCGATGACCCGGCAACACAACAATGCCAACGTTGCCTGCTTTGGCGAGCGCGTGACAGACCCAGATGTGGCGGTAGGAGCACTCAAAGTCTTTCTCGAAACAGCCTTTGAGGGTGGCCGTCACGAGGCGCGCGTGGAGCAGCTGGCTGAACTCGATGCGGGTCAAGCAATCTAG
- a CDS encoding M48 family metalloprotease, which produces MAVSFRAEQSANKRKTWLLLALMFFAVIAVVWAAGTILNFDAYWLVPMAVGISLIGVWTSYWKSDTLVLAMTHAKVVSHDDAPQLYNIVEEITMAAGLPMPKVAIVDDPAPNAFATGRDPEHAVIAFTTGILRVMDREQLQGVAAHEMAHVGNRDTLVMAVAATTAGLLAVIADMGARMAFFSRRDQNSNPFAIVISLVILILAPIAALLIRASISRKRESLADATAIEFTRNPSGLRRALETLAADNTVVQQKSTAVAHVWIESPLDGKSKSMFDTHPPLSERINLLRQMEGLPPLGQ; this is translated from the coding sequence ATGGCGGTCTCGTTTAGAGCCGAGCAGTCAGCGAACAAACGCAAAACCTGGTTGCTGCTCGCATTGATGTTCTTTGCTGTGATTGCCGTTGTTTGGGCAGCAGGCACGATCTTAAATTTCGATGCGTATTGGCTCGTTCCGATGGCTGTCGGGATTTCATTGATTGGAGTGTGGACTTCATATTGGAAATCAGACACTTTGGTCCTCGCGATGACGCACGCAAAAGTAGTCAGTCACGACGATGCACCACAGCTTTACAACATCGTTGAAGAAATCACCATGGCAGCGGGTTTACCAATGCCAAAGGTCGCGATCGTTGATGACCCCGCTCCAAATGCGTTTGCGACAGGCCGTGATCCAGAGCATGCGGTGATCGCATTTACGACAGGAATTCTTCGCGTGATGGATCGCGAGCAACTTCAAGGAGTCGCGGCACACGAAATGGCGCACGTGGGTAACCGCGACACGTTGGTCATGGCTGTTGCCGCCACCACAGCGGGACTGCTCGCGGTGATCGCCGACATGGGCGCCCGCATGGCGTTCTTCAGCCGCAGAGATCAAAACAGCAATCCATTTGCGATAGTGATCTCATTGGTGATTTTGATTCTCGCACCCATTGCAGCACTTCTTATTCGTGCGTCCATTTCGCGCAAACGCGAGTCCCTCGCCGATGCCACAGCAATTGAGTTCACACGCAACCCTTCTGGGCTTCGCCGAGCGTTAGAGACCCTGGCTGCGGACAACACGGTCGTGCAGCAAAAATCGACTGCTGTGGCTCATGTGTGGATTGAATCCCCATTGGATGGCAAGTCGAAATCCATGTTTGATACCCATCCGCCACTGAGTGAGCGCATAAATCTGCTGCGTCAAATGGAAGGTCTTCCGCCGTTAGGGCAGTAG